In the genome of Paenarthrobacter ureafaciens, the window ACGGCTTTTCCTCCTCCAGCAAGCTGAACTGGGTGGACAGCGGCTGGATTGCCACGCTTCAGGGCGCCGGCCGCCGGGTCATCACCGTTGACCTCCCCGGGCATGGCCGGAGCCACGCCCCCGAGGACCTTGATTCCTACACGCCCAGCAGGATCCGTGCCGACCTCCTGCAGATGGTCTACGACGCCGGTGCGCGGCCCCTGCAGGACGGCAACCCGGTCTCCGGCCTGGACATCATCGGGTATTCACTGGGTTCGCGGCTGGCCTGGGAGTTCGCCGCCACGCAGCCGGACCTGGTGCACCGGGTGGTGCTGGGCGGACCCAGTGCTGCCGACCCGCTGGCAGCCTTCGATCTTGCAGCCGCGCAGCGATACCTTGCCGACGGCACTCCGATCCAGGACGAGTCGACGGCCGGGCTGCTGAAAATGGCGCAACTCATTCCGAGCAACAACCTCTTCGCCATGCTTTCCCTCATCGAGGCCATCAAGGGCGAGCCCTTCGACCCCGCCGAGGCCGCGCCCCACATGCCGCTGCTCCTGGTGGCAGGAGAGAAGGACGAACGCGCGGGCACCATGCCGGTGCTGGCGGAGATCGCGGGCAAACGCGGTGCAATGGTGGAGACCCTGGTTGTTCCCGGGCGCACGCACACGAACGTGGTCACCAGCCGGGCGTTCAAGGAAGCCGCCGTCGAGTTCCTCGCGGTGTAACCGGCTACCCGTATAGGCACGGCTATCTGGACAGTCGCTCCGCGTTGCGGCTCATGCGCTCCAGGACGCTGACGGCCATGGCGTATTCATCCAGGCCGATGCCCATGGAAAGGTCAATGCGCGTCTCTTCCACCAAACGGAGCGCTTGGTGGTAGGTCTCCCTGCCCTTGCCGCTGAGCGTGAGCCGGTCATCGACCATGGTGATCATCCCGTGCCCCACCAAGGCCGCCAGTTCGCGCTCCCGCAGCCGTACATCCCCGCCCCACAAGGGCCGCAGGGCTTCTTCGAGTTCAGCCGGCAGCAGGGGATCTTCCGCTAGCGTGTTAAGCGCCTGCCACTGCCGGCGGCTCAAGCGGACCCTGGCCAAGGTGTGGTCCAACTGCGCTTCCAGTGCTGCATCCAGGCGTTTGACCCAGTACCCGATCGGTTTACTCACAAGGCAATGCTTGCAGCGGAGGCACCACCGGGCAAGCTTTGAACTGTAGGGTTGGAACCAGCGCCGGATTGAGGAGGAACGGGGTCGGATGGGCATGCGTTTCAAGGACAGGGAGGAAGCCGGGCGACGCCTGGCCGAGGGCCTTCCCCAGTTCAGGGAACGGCCTGACACCATCATCCTTGGACTGGCGCGTGGCGGAGTCCCCTTGGCCGCCGCAGCTGCAGCTGTTCTCTACGTGCCGGTCGGTGCCGTGCTTGTCCGCAAACTGGGCATCCCGGGCCGGGCCGAAACCGCTTTCGGCGCACTCGCGTGGTGCCGGGGCGAGGTAGTCCGGATCCTCAACAAGCCCTTGAGGGAGCTTCTTCTGTCCCGCGGCATCAGTGCAGCTGCCATGGATGACGTGGAGGCTGCGGAAAGGGCCGAACTGCGCAGGCGGGCCAAGGAGTACCCGGGGATCGACCACGATCTGCAGGGCAAGGCCGTCATCCTGGTGGACGACGGCCTGGCCACCGGCGCAACCATGCGTGCCGCCGTCGAGAGTGTACGGGCCGCAGGCGCCACCACCGTCATCGCCGCCGCTCCAGTGGCCTCGCTTGAGGCCTCAACATCGCTGGGCCGTGTTTGTGATTGGGTCTTCTGCTTGCATATACCGGGCACGTTCCACGCCGTCGGGGCCTTCTACGAGCACTTCGATCAATTGACGGACGCCGACGTCATGGACCTGCTTAAAGACCCACGGGCTTAAAACCCACGGGCCCGGGGTTGGACCCCGGACCCGTAAGCCTTCTGCAGTGCGCCGCTGGGCGTGCGCGTGAGTTCTTTAGTGGTGGGTGCTGAAACCGAGCGGACGTCCCTTGGTTTCCTTGGCGAGGATCACGCCCACGGCGGAGATGACGCACAGCACCATGATGTAGATGCCCACCGAACCGGACCATTTGGTCTGGTCCAGCAAGGCCTGCGCAATGGTGGGAGCGAAGGCTCCGCCGAGGATGGCGCCCAGTGCATAACCGATGGAGATACCGGAGTAGCGCACCTGCGGGGGGAACATCTCGGCGTACATGGCTGACATCGGGCCGTAGGACAGGCCAAGGCCGATGGTCAGGACGAACAGGGCCACGCCGTAGAGAATGATGTCCTTGGAATCGATGAGCGCGAACAGCGGGATCATCCATACGAAGACCAGGGCATAGCCGAACAGGAATGTCTTCACGCGGCCGATCTTGTCCGAAAGCCATCCGCCGACCATGGTGAAAATCAGCCAGCCAAAGGACGCGACGGTGGTTGCGAGCAGGATCTGCGGCGCAGGCATCTTCAGTGCCTTGGTTGCGTAAGAGATGAAGAAGGCGATCAGCAGGTAGCCCGCGGCGTTGTTGGCAATGAAGATCAGTGCGGCGAAGACAACTTCCTTGGTGTTGTGGCGGAACAGCTCACCAAGGGGAGCCTTGCTTTCGGCCTTGCGCTGGGCGATTTCCTTGAAGACGGGGCTTTCGCCGACAGCCCGACGGATCAGGTAGCCCACAACGATCAGGACGACGGAGAGCAGGAAGGGTACACGCCAGCCCCACGCCGCGAAGTCTTGCTTGGACATTCCCGACTGCAGGAAGAACAGCAGGCCCGTTGCCAGGATCATGCCGATCGGCACACCGATCTGCGGGTAGGCGCCAAAGAGGCCGCGCTTGTTGATGGGAGCGTGCTCAACAGCCATCAACGCCGCACCGCCCCATTCGCCACCGGCCGAGAAGCCCTGCACCACGCGGAGGGTGATCAGAAGGATCGGAGCCCACAATCCGATGGTTTCGTAGGTCGGCAGGAGACCGATCAGGGCCGTAGCGGCTCCCATCATCACCAAGGTCATCACCAGGACTGCCTTGCGGCCAACGCGGTCGCCCAGGTGGCCGGCAATGGTGGCTCCCAGGGGGCGGAACAGGAAGCTGATGCCAATGGTGGCGAAGGAGAGGATCTGCGCCACGCCGGGGTTTGACTGTTCGAGCGGCGTCAGGAACAACGGCGACAACAGCGTCGCCGTCAGCTGGGCGAAGATGAAGAAGTCGTACCACTCGATGGTGGTGCCCACCAGGGTTCCCGCCAGTACCCGGCGCTCTTCGCGCTTGCTGCTGGGCCCGGACAGGGAATCGACAGAGGAAGTTGCGGTCATTGAAACTCCAAAGGTGCGGGTGTCTGTTCGGCGCGACATTCTTTACCGACAGAACGGTCAGTTAGGAAACTGTACTACACGCTGTGATCAAAAGCACAGCCCCCCGTGGACATAGGATTGGAGCCATGAATTCCAGCAGCGGTGTCAAAGGCCCTTTGGAGGCACCCACCCAGGCCCCGCCGTCGCAAACTCTGTCCCGGGGCATCCGCGCACTGGAGATTCTGGCGGCTGCCGATCGCCCCCTGAGCATTGCCGAACTGGCCGAGGCGCTGGGCGTGCACCGCTCCATCGCCTACCGGATCCTGCGCACCTTGGAAGACCACTCGCTGGTGGTCCGTGACGAATCGGGCAGGGTCCAACCGGGCGCGGGACTGGCCGTCCTGGCGCGGGGAGTCTCCCGGAACCTGCAGGGTGCCGCCTTGCCCGAACTCACGCAACTGGCCAACACGCTGCACATGACGGCCTTCATCGCCG includes:
- a CDS encoding alpha/beta fold hydrolase — translated: MMTGRHTVEQQRHTVEGTDPGLFVEVHEPANDAGLRPVLLIHGFSSSSKLNWVDSGWIATLQGAGRRVITVDLPGHGRSHAPEDLDSYTPSRIRADLLQMVYDAGARPLQDGNPVSGLDIIGYSLGSRLAWEFAATQPDLVHRVVLGGPSAADPLAAFDLAAAQRYLADGTPIQDESTAGLLKMAQLIPSNNLFAMLSLIEAIKGEPFDPAEAAPHMPLLLVAGEKDERAGTMPVLAEIAGKRGAMVETLVVPGRTHTNVVTSRAFKEAAVEFLAV
- a CDS encoding MarR family transcriptional regulator, yielding MSKPIGYWVKRLDAALEAQLDHTLARVRLSRRQWQALNTLAEDPLLPAELEEALRPLWGGDVRLRERELAALVGHGMITMVDDRLTLSGKGRETYHQALRLVEETRIDLSMGIGLDEYAMAVSVLERMSRNAERLSR
- a CDS encoding phosphoribosyltransferase — translated: MGMRFKDREEAGRRLAEGLPQFRERPDTIILGLARGGVPLAAAAAAVLYVPVGAVLVRKLGIPGRAETAFGALAWCRGEVVRILNKPLRELLLSRGISAAAMDDVEAAERAELRRRAKEYPGIDHDLQGKAVILVDDGLATGATMRAAVESVRAAGATTVIAAAPVASLEASTSLGRVCDWVFCLHIPGTFHAVGAFYEHFDQLTDADVMDLLKDPRA
- a CDS encoding MFS transporter, whose translation is MTATSSVDSLSGPSSKREERRVLAGTLVGTTIEWYDFFIFAQLTATLLSPLFLTPLEQSNPGVAQILSFATIGISFLFRPLGATIAGHLGDRVGRKAVLVMTLVMMGAATALIGLLPTYETIGLWAPILLITLRVVQGFSAGGEWGGAALMAVEHAPINKRGLFGAYPQIGVPIGMILATGLLFFLQSGMSKQDFAAWGWRVPFLLSVVLIVVGYLIRRAVGESPVFKEIAQRKAESKAPLGELFRHNTKEVVFAALIFIANNAAGYLLIAFFISYATKALKMPAPQILLATTVASFGWLIFTMVGGWLSDKIGRVKTFLFGYALVFVWMIPLFALIDSKDIILYGVALFVLTIGLGLSYGPMSAMYAEMFPPQVRYSGISIGYALGAILGGAFAPTIAQALLDQTKWSGSVGIYIMVLCVISAVGVILAKETKGRPLGFSTHH